One genomic segment of Ferrimonas sp. YFM includes these proteins:
- a CDS encoding acetyl-CoA C-acetyltransferase, with protein MTQHAYLFDAIRTPRGRGKATGALHEAKPISLLTSLLASLQQRNGFDTRAVDDVVLGCVSAVGDQGADIAKTATLAAGWDDDVAGVTLNRFCASGLEAVNMAAMKVRSGWEQLVVAGGVESMSRVPMGSDGGAWANDPATNLATGFMPQGIGADLIATLDGYSRQELDSFAQRSHHNAAAAWSRGAFANSVLPVTDQNGLTLLDQDELVRPDCTLETLGKLKPSFQALGEMGFDEVARAKYPQVERIEHLHTPGNASGIVDGAALVLVGSEAAGQQFNMTPRARVMATAVVGTDATIMLTGPAPAARKALALAGLSADDIDLYEVNEAFASVVLRFIKEMDVPLDKVNVNGGAIAMGHPLGATGAMILGTLLDELEARDLKRGMATLCVGGGMGIATIIERV; from the coding sequence ATGACTCAGCACGCCTACCTCTTTGATGCCATCCGCACCCCCAGGGGGCGGGGCAAGGCAACCGGGGCCCTCCACGAGGCCAAACCCATCTCTCTGCTCACCTCACTGCTTGCCAGTCTGCAGCAGCGTAACGGCTTCGATACCCGCGCGGTGGACGACGTGGTCCTCGGCTGCGTGTCCGCCGTGGGGGATCAGGGGGCGGACATCGCCAAGACCGCCACCCTGGCTGCGGGCTGGGACGACGATGTGGCCGGAGTGACCCTCAACCGCTTCTGTGCCTCCGGGCTGGAGGCGGTGAACATGGCGGCGATGAAGGTGCGCTCCGGCTGGGAGCAATTGGTGGTGGCCGGCGGGGTGGAGTCCATGTCCCGGGTGCCCATGGGCTCCGACGGCGGCGCCTGGGCCAATGACCCTGCCACCAACCTGGCCACCGGATTCATGCCCCAGGGCATCGGTGCAGATCTGATTGCCACCCTGGATGGTTACTCCAGGCAGGAGCTGGACAGCTTCGCCCAGCGTTCTCACCACAATGCGGCGGCCGCCTGGTCGCGGGGGGCCTTTGCCAACAGCGTGCTGCCGGTGACCGACCAAAACGGATTGACCCTGTTGGACCAGGATGAGCTGGTGCGGCCGGACTGCACCCTGGAGACCCTGGGCAAGCTCAAGCCCTCCTTCCAGGCGCTGGGGGAGATGGGCTTCGATGAGGTGGCCCGTGCCAAGTATCCCCAAGTGGAGCGCATCGAGCACCTGCACACCCCGGGCAATGCCTCGGGCATCGTCGATGGCGCCGCCCTGGTGCTGGTGGGCAGCGAAGCCGCCGGTCAGCAGTTCAATATGACGCCCCGGGCCAGGGTGATGGCCACCGCCGTGGTGGGCACCGACGCCACCATCATGCTCACCGGGCCGGCTCCGGCCGCCCGCAAGGCGCTGGCCCTGGCCGGGCTGAGCGCAGACGACATCGATCTTTATGAGGTCAATGAAGCCTTTGCCTCGGTGGTGCTGCGCTTTATCAAGGAGATGGATGTGCCCCTGGATAAGGTGAACGTCAATGGCGGCGCCATCGCCATGGGCCACCCTCTGGGGGCCACCGGCGCCATGATTTTGGGGACCCTGCTCGATGAGTTGGAGGCCAGGGATCTGAAGCGGGGCATGGCGACCCTGTGCGTGGGCGGTGGCATGGGCATCGCCACCATCATTGAGCGAGTCTGA
- a CDS encoding NUDIX hydrolase: MQPLNSTTHPDAIPQGSETLRKAVRAAILDGDQILLLYTERYEDYSLPGGGVDKGESLEQALLREVAEETGAANLAIIEELGLYEELRPWYKDDADNQRMLSYCYLCSAHRQLGETQLEHYEQQNGMRPLWVNIHDAIAHNHKTMAASPKAGMSIQRETWLLEYLAARLDERQERVA; the protein is encoded by the coding sequence ATGCAGCCCCTGAACAGCACCACCCATCCAGACGCCATCCCCCAGGGCAGCGAAACCCTGCGCAAGGCGGTGCGGGCCGCCATCCTCGACGGCGATCAGATCCTGCTGCTCTACACCGAGCGTTACGAGGATTACAGCCTTCCCGGTGGCGGCGTCGATAAGGGGGAAAGCCTGGAGCAGGCGCTGCTGCGTGAAGTGGCCGAGGAGACCGGTGCCGCCAACCTGGCCATTATCGAAGAGCTGGGCCTCTATGAGGAGCTGCGCCCCTGGTACAAAGATGACGCCGACAACCAGAGGATGCTCTCCTACTGCTACCTGTGCAGCGCCCATCGTCAGCTGGGCGAAACCCAGCTGGAGCACTACGAGCAGCAGAACGGCATGCGTCCGCTGTGGGTTAACATCCACGACGCCATCGCCCACAACCATAAAACCATGGCCGCCAGCCCCAAGGCGGGCATGTCCATCCAGCGGGAAACCTGGCTGCTGGAGTACCTGGCGGCGCGCCTGGATGAACGCCAGGAGCGGGTGGCTTAA
- a CDS encoding CaiB/BaiF CoA-transferase family protein → MSTEASGPLTGLKVLDFSTLLPGPFASQLLADMGAQVTRIESPSRPDLLRQLSTRVGGESAAHLTINRNKRSLALDLKAPQASELVRRLVAEHDILLEQFRPGVMARLGLDYPSLRESNPGLIYCSLTGYGQNGPLAHRAGHDINYLALSGLASYSGHTEPVLSGTQVADLAGGSQQAVIAILAALFERQSSGLGQHLDVAMAEGALALNAMASAAVGCGAPAPRPGTEVLNGGSFYDYYATADGRYLAVGALEPQFALVFFQAIDRPNWAAHALAPPGQQSELKGEIAAVIAEQSLGVWRQKFAALDCCVEPVLNLDEAMAHPQFVARGMVRQLTHQGQSITQLACPLNRQGPIRPGAALGQHSETVLKELGYGEAEIAELKASGAVA, encoded by the coding sequence ATGAGCACCGAAGCCAGTGGCCCCCTGACCGGCCTCAAGGTGCTGGATTTCTCCACCCTGTTGCCGGGGCCCTTCGCCAGTCAGCTGCTGGCGGACATGGGGGCTCAGGTGACCCGCATCGAGTCCCCCTCCAGGCCGGATCTGCTCAGGCAGCTGAGCACCAGGGTGGGCGGGGAGTCGGCGGCGCACCTGACCATCAACCGCAATAAGCGCAGTCTGGCGTTGGATCTCAAGGCGCCACAGGCGAGCGAGCTGGTTCGCCGCCTGGTGGCGGAGCACGACATCCTGTTAGAGCAGTTTCGCCCCGGAGTGATGGCCCGGCTGGGGCTGGACTACCCCAGCCTGAGGGAGTCCAACCCGGGGCTTATCTACTGCTCCCTGACCGGCTATGGCCAGAACGGTCCCCTGGCCCACAGGGCGGGGCACGACATCAACTACCTGGCCCTGTCCGGGCTGGCCAGCTACAGCGGCCACACTGAGCCTGTGCTCAGTGGCACCCAGGTGGCGGATCTGGCCGGGGGTTCCCAGCAGGCGGTGATCGCCATTCTGGCGGCGCTGTTTGAGCGCCAAAGCAGCGGTCTGGGTCAGCATCTGGATGTCGCCATGGCCGAGGGGGCGCTGGCGCTGAACGCCATGGCTTCGGCGGCGGTGGGTTGTGGAGCCCCGGCGCCCCGGCCGGGCACCGAGGTGCTCAACGGCGGCAGTTTCTATGACTACTATGCCACTGCCGATGGCCGTTACCTGGCGGTAGGCGCCCTGGAGCCCCAGTTTGCCCTGGTGTTTTTCCAGGCCATCGACCGGCCCAACTGGGCGGCGCATGCCCTGGCGCCCCCGGGGCAGCAGTCTGAGCTCAAGGGGGAGATCGCCGCAGTGATCGCCGAGCAGTCCTTGGGTGTCTGGCGCCAGAAGTTTGCTGCACTGGATTGCTGCGTCGAGCCGGTGCTGAATTTGGATGAGGCGATGGCCCACCCACAGTTCGTGGCGCGGGGCATGGTGCGTCAGCTGACCCATCAGGGCCAGTCTATAACTCAGCTGGCCTGCCCCTTGAATCGACAGGGGCCTATCAGGCCCGGTGCGGCTCTGGGGCAGCACAGCGAAACGGTGCTCAAAGAGCTGGGCTATGGGGAGGCGGAGATTGCCGAATTGAAAGCCAGTGGGGCAGTGGCCTAA
- a CDS encoding 3-hydroxyacyl-CoA dehydrogenase NAD-binding domain-containing protein, translating to MSSIRIELESDGTLHLVLDKPGASANLMDRAFAEDLAETVSAIQEMDYKGIILRSAKSTFFAGGDLGQIAQVTRESAEPFYTMVESIKASLRALETGGKPVVACIGGAALGGGWELALACHHRIALDSKGVGIGLPEVTLGLLPGGGGVARTVRMFGLQQALPLLTEGRQFSPAEALEAGLVHQLADSEQGMLQAAREYIQAHPQVAQPWDEKGYRLPGGSPSSPKVAQMLAVAPAMLRKKTKGVMPAPEAILCAMVEGAQVDFDTACRIESRYFVELVCSQQAKNLINTFWFELNAIKGGAGRPEDVSSSRVTRVGVLGAGMMGAGIAYAAASRGIEVVLKDVNLAQAQKGKAYSEALMAKRVQRGRSSEVQAQQLLERIVPTESAADLAGCELVIEAVFENRDLKAKVTREAEAVLADTALMASNTSTLPITGLAQASRQPQHFIGLHFFSPVDKMPLVEIISGQQTSSESLARAYDFVLQLGKTPIVVNDSRGFFTSRVFGTFTNEGIAMLAQGVAPAAIENAAWLAGFPVGPLAVSDEVSLTLMEKIRNQTVADLAEEGVTAPPKEADPVIDRMLELERAGKAAGRGFYDYPKGEKKRLWSGLAGYFPQAEVQPEVQELKERLLFIMAVETARCMEEGVLNHRRDADVGSIFGIGFPAWSGGAIQFIDHLGPKAFVARADQLAENYGERFRVPDGLRARAAKGQGY from the coding sequence ATGAGCAGCATACGAATCGAACTGGAGAGCGATGGCACCCTCCATCTGGTGCTGGATAAACCCGGCGCCTCCGCCAACCTGATGGACCGGGCCTTTGCCGAGGACCTGGCTGAGACCGTGTCAGCCATCCAGGAGATGGACTACAAAGGCATTATCTTGCGCTCTGCCAAGAGCACCTTCTTTGCCGGAGGCGATCTGGGTCAGATTGCCCAAGTGACCCGGGAGAGCGCCGAACCTTTCTACACCATGGTGGAGTCAATCAAGGCCAGTCTGCGGGCCCTGGAGACCGGTGGCAAACCTGTGGTGGCCTGCATCGGCGGTGCCGCCCTCGGCGGTGGCTGGGAGTTGGCCTTGGCCTGTCATCACCGCATCGCCCTGGACAGTAAGGGGGTGGGAATCGGGCTGCCCGAGGTCACCTTGGGGCTGTTGCCTGGCGGGGGAGGCGTGGCCCGCACCGTGCGCATGTTCGGCTTACAGCAGGCGTTGCCCCTGTTGACCGAGGGGCGGCAGTTCTCCCCGGCCGAGGCGTTGGAGGCGGGCCTGGTGCACCAATTGGCAGACTCGGAGCAGGGCATGTTGCAGGCGGCCAGAGAGTATATCCAGGCTCACCCCCAGGTGGCTCAGCCCTGGGATGAGAAGGGCTATCGCCTGCCCGGTGGCAGCCCCAGCTCTCCCAAGGTGGCGCAGATGCTGGCGGTGGCCCCGGCCATGCTGCGCAAGAAGACCAAGGGGGTGATGCCGGCGCCGGAGGCGATTCTCTGCGCCATGGTGGAGGGGGCCCAGGTGGACTTTGATACCGCCTGTCGCATCGAGTCGCGCTACTTCGTCGAGCTGGTGTGCAGCCAACAGGCGAAGAACCTGATCAACACCTTCTGGTTTGAACTCAACGCCATTAAGGGCGGTGCCGGGCGTCCTGAGGATGTCTCCTCCTCCAGAGTGACCCGGGTCGGGGTGCTGGGCGCCGGGATGATGGGGGCGGGCATCGCCTACGCTGCCGCGTCCAGGGGCATCGAGGTGGTGCTCAAGGATGTCAACCTGGCTCAGGCACAGAAGGGCAAGGCCTACAGCGAGGCCCTGATGGCGAAGCGGGTCCAGCGGGGGCGCAGCAGCGAGGTTCAGGCTCAGCAACTGCTCGAACGCATAGTGCCGACGGAATCGGCGGCGGATCTGGCCGGGTGCGAGCTGGTGATAGAGGCGGTGTTCGAGAACCGCGACCTCAAGGCTAAGGTGACCCGGGAGGCGGAAGCGGTGCTGGCGGACACTGCCCTGATGGCGTCCAACACCTCGACCCTGCCCATTACCGGCCTGGCCCAGGCCTCCAGGCAACCGCAGCACTTCATTGGCCTGCACTTCTTCTCACCGGTGGACAAGATGCCCCTGGTGGAGATCATCAGCGGCCAACAGACCTCGTCTGAGTCCCTGGCCCGGGCCTATGACTTCGTGCTGCAACTGGGCAAGACCCCAATAGTGGTCAACGACAGCCGTGGTTTCTTCACCTCCCGGGTGTTCGGCACCTTTACCAACGAAGGGATCGCCATGCTGGCACAGGGGGTGGCGCCCGCCGCCATCGAGAATGCCGCCTGGTTGGCGGGGTTCCCCGTGGGACCCCTGGCGGTCTCCGATGAGGTCAGCCTGACCCTGATGGAGAAGATCCGCAACCAGACGGTGGCGGACCTGGCCGAGGAGGGGGTAACTGCCCCTCCCAAGGAGGCGGATCCGGTGATTGACCGTATGTTGGAGCTGGAGCGGGCCGGTAAGGCTGCCGGCCGGGGCTTCTACGACTACCCAAAAGGGGAGAAGAAGCGGTTGTGGAGCGGCCTGGCCGGGTACTTCCCTCAGGCCGAGGTTCAGCCGGAGGTGCAGGAGCTTAAAGAGCGGCTGCTGTTCATCATGGCGGTGGAGACGGCGCGCTGCATGGAGGAGGGGGTGCTCAACCATCGGCGGGATGCGGATGTGGGCTCCATCTTCGGCATCGGCTTCCCCGCCTGGAGTGGCGGCGCCATTCAGTTTATCGACCACCTGGGCCCCAAGGCCTTTGTGGCCCGGGCGGACCAACTGGCCGAGAACTACGGCGAGCGTTTCCGGGTGCCCGACGGCCTCAGAGCGCGGGCTGCTAAAGGTCAGGGCTATTGA
- a CDS encoding prepilin-type N-terminal cleavage/methylation domain-containing protein, whose product MPSRGFTLIEILVVIILLALLAAVALPRLVSLNDDAHQAQARTIFGAFSSAVGQFHGLCMARGGDIVGQGALGIGGGLDFPELGVRSSTLGSCYPEAGLGDGRISDFADCLQTVEGLLEPIPEHNISALAQTEASYQDAANYHTLVIHYAGIHQCDLYYVASGEGLASPRLTYNGLTGEITTRY is encoded by the coding sequence TTGCCATCACGAGGATTTACCCTCATAGAGATCCTGGTTGTCATCATACTGCTGGCCCTGCTTGCGGCCGTTGCCCTGCCGCGCCTTGTTTCCCTGAATGACGATGCCCACCAGGCTCAGGCCAGAACCATCTTTGGCGCCTTCAGCTCTGCGGTGGGCCAGTTTCACGGCCTGTGCATGGCCAGGGGGGGCGATATCGTCGGTCAGGGCGCCCTGGGGATCGGCGGCGGCCTCGATTTTCCGGAGCTGGGGGTGCGCTCCAGCACCCTGGGCAGCTGCTACCCGGAGGCCGGACTGGGAGATGGCCGAATCAGTGACTTTGCCGACTGCCTGCAGACGGTGGAGGGACTGCTCGAACCGATTCCCGAGCACAACATCAGCGCCCTGGCCCAAACCGAGGCCAGCTACCAGGACGCGGCCAACTACCACACCCTGGTGATCCATTACGCCGGCATTCACCAGTGTGATCTCTACTATGTCGCCTCCGGGGAGGGCCTGGCCAGCCCCAGGCTCACCTATAACGGTCTCACCGGCGAGATCACCACCCGCTACTGA
- a CDS encoding acyl-CoA dehydrogenase family protein, producing MFPRTLFDSDHQLFRDSVRRFLEAEVVPFHAQWEKEGCVDRGLWLKAGEQGFLCPTLPEAYGGVEVDFRYNVIINEEIAKVGASGLGWGLHSDIAVPYILHYGSEAQKQRLLPGCISGELVTAIAMTEPGTGSDLQGIKTKAQRDGDGWLLSGAKTFITNGQHANLVIVVARTDPQAGSRGFSLFLVEEGMAGFSRGTNLEKIGMKAQDTSELFFDNVRLPADALLGEEGAGFAYLMRELPQERLSVASNAVANAESILEQTLAYVAERRAFGKPIAALQNTQFKLAECRTKVDAARVFTDRCIELHLEGKLDAAMAAEVKLLTTELQGEVLDECLQLHGGYGYMWEYPVARAWADARVQRIYAGTSEVMKLIIARKMLEQQ from the coding sequence ATGTTTCCAAGAACTCTGTTTGACAGCGATCACCAACTGTTTCGCGACAGCGTCCGTCGTTTCCTGGAGGCGGAGGTGGTGCCCTTCCACGCCCAGTGGGAGAAGGAGGGCTGCGTCGACCGGGGCCTTTGGTTAAAAGCGGGGGAGCAGGGCTTCCTCTGCCCGACTCTGCCGGAGGCCTATGGTGGAGTGGAGGTGGACTTCCGCTACAACGTCATCATCAACGAGGAGATCGCCAAGGTCGGGGCGTCCGGCCTGGGCTGGGGCCTGCATTCGGACATCGCCGTGCCCTACATCCTCCATTACGGCAGCGAGGCCCAGAAGCAGCGGTTGCTGCCGGGCTGCATCAGCGGTGAGCTGGTCACCGCCATCGCCATGACCGAACCCGGCACCGGCTCGGATCTGCAGGGGATCAAGACCAAGGCCCAGCGCGACGGTGACGGCTGGCTGCTCAGCGGCGCCAAGACCTTCATCACCAATGGTCAGCACGCCAATCTGGTGATCGTGGTGGCCCGAACCGACCCGCAGGCGGGCTCCCGTGGCTTCAGCCTGTTCCTGGTGGAGGAGGGGATGGCCGGATTCAGCCGCGGCACCAATCTGGAGAAGATTGGCATGAAGGCCCAGGACACCTCAGAGCTGTTCTTCGACAATGTGCGACTGCCCGCCGATGCCCTGCTGGGGGAGGAGGGGGCCGGTTTCGCCTACCTGATGCGGGAGTTGCCCCAGGAGCGGTTGTCTGTGGCCAGCAACGCGGTGGCCAATGCGGAGTCCATACTGGAGCAGACCCTGGCCTATGTGGCGGAGCGCCGCGCCTTCGGCAAGCCCATCGCCGCCCTGCAGAACACCCAGTTCAAGCTGGCGGAGTGCCGCACCAAGGTGGATGCGGCCCGGGTGTTTACCGATCGCTGCATCGAACTGCACCTGGAGGGCAAACTGGACGCGGCCATGGCTGCCGAGGTGAAGCTGCTCACCACTGAGCTTCAGGGGGAGGTGCTCGATGAGTGTCTGCAGCTGCACGGTGGCTATGGCTACATGTGGGAGTACCCGGTGGCCCGGGCCTGGGCCGATGCCAGGGTACAACGCATCTACGCCGGCACCAGTGAGGTGATGAAGCTGATCATCGCCCGTAAGATGCTGGAGCAGCAATGA
- a CDS encoding FKBP-type peptidyl-prolyl cis-trans isomerase: MSKYIIIAMVVLLIGYFFYKSSANGKVAQENALIGDEFLEENGKRDGVITTDSGLQMLVLQPGAGAVHPTAKDKVKVHYHGSLLDGTVFDSSVDRGEPIEFKLNQVIPGWTEGVQRMVEGEKTRLFIPARLAYGNRGVGKIPPGSLLIFEVELLAIN, translated from the coding sequence GTGTCCAAGTACATTATTATCGCCATGGTCGTGCTGCTGATCGGCTACTTCTTCTATAAGAGTTCCGCCAATGGCAAGGTGGCTCAGGAGAATGCCCTTATCGGCGACGAGTTTCTTGAAGAGAACGGCAAGCGCGATGGGGTGATCACCACAGACAGTGGCCTGCAGATGCTGGTGCTGCAACCTGGCGCCGGTGCCGTGCACCCAACGGCCAAGGACAAGGTGAAGGTTCACTATCACGGCTCTCTGCTCGATGGCACCGTGTTTGACAGCTCAGTGGATCGCGGTGAACCCATCGAGTTCAAACTGAACCAGGTGATCCCAGGCTGGACTGAGGGCGTGCAGCGCATGGTTGAGGGTGAGAAGACCCGCCTGTTTATCCCCGCCCGCCTGGCTTATGGCAACCGCGGTGTGGGCAAGATCCCTCCCGGTTCCCTGCTGATCTTCGAAGTGGAGCTGCTGGCCATCAACTAA
- a CDS encoding methyltransferase domain-containing protein, which translates to MALTRTLARRLVNYQDNRCLGARLRRARLEPLLEMIRRLSVRGQTVTLLDIGGTEQYWRIVPESFLSKHRVEITIANLAPHKRDTGCGHFRQLKADGCDLSLCEDRSFHLVHSNSVIEHVGDWQRMKRFAAEIARVGQGYFVQTPHYWFPMEPHCLTPCFHWLPRPWQLALVRRFALGNWKQARNLDDAIVTVDSARLLTTPMMAELFPDGELRYERILGLPKSILALRQPPFP; encoded by the coding sequence GTGGCCCTCACCCGAACCCTGGCCAGGCGTCTGGTCAACTACCAAGACAATCGCTGCCTGGGGGCCAGGTTGAGGCGGGCCAGGCTGGAGCCCTTACTGGAGATGATTCGGCGCCTGTCGGTTCGGGGTCAGACGGTGACACTGCTGGACATTGGCGGCACCGAGCAGTACTGGCGCATCGTGCCTGAGTCCTTTTTGTCAAAGCACAGGGTGGAGATCACCATTGCCAACCTTGCGCCTCACAAGCGAGACACGGGTTGTGGTCACTTTCGCCAGCTTAAAGCCGATGGTTGTGACCTGAGCCTGTGCGAGGACCGAAGCTTTCATCTGGTGCACTCCAACTCGGTGATCGAGCATGTGGGCGACTGGCAGCGGATGAAGCGCTTCGCCGCCGAGATAGCCCGGGTCGGCCAGGGTTATTTTGTGCAGACCCCTCACTACTGGTTTCCCATGGAGCCTCACTGCCTGACCCCCTGCTTTCACTGGTTGCCCCGCCCCTGGCAACTGGCCCTGGTGAGGCGTTTTGCCCTGGGAAACTGGAAGCAGGCGAGAAATCTGGATGACGCCATCGTCACAGTTGACAGTGCCCGGCTGCTGACTACCCCGATGATGGCGGAGCTGTTTCCCGATGGTGAGCTTCGCTATGAGCGTATCCTGGGTCTGCCCAAGTCCATTCTTGCCCTTCGTCAGCCACCCTTTCCTTGA
- a CDS encoding CHAD domain-containing protein yields MTRRLIPELQPRLAALYQHALEQGRAMDCHGDSEPLHKYRVALRKLRCLLKLYRPYLPEQPVQSLLVSTGQQARISNRMRDLDVFAESLGPEHPLAAQVQRWRQQSFTELYLALGQLKRERALCQTCLSLPWGKGKGAFDAITDKVEHKLTRKAQKDLHKARESGATEDWHRLRLRIKAQRYLKEVCLPHKPWTREKALQDALGEFNDSCSQIGFLESRLDEVGADTRPLMESLLRETRERQARQVAELNQQNWHSEQN; encoded by the coding sequence ATGACGCGCCGGTTGATCCCCGAGTTGCAGCCGCGACTGGCAGCCCTGTATCAACATGCGCTTGAGCAGGGGAGGGCGATGGATTGTCATGGGGATAGTGAGCCGCTGCACAAGTACCGAGTGGCCCTGCGCAAGTTGCGCTGTCTGCTCAAGCTCTACCGCCCCTATTTGCCGGAACAGCCGGTGCAGTCGCTGCTGGTTAGCACAGGTCAGCAGGCGCGCATCAGCAACCGGATGCGGGATCTGGATGTGTTTGCCGAATCTCTTGGGCCCGAGCACCCATTGGCTGCTCAGGTGCAGCGATGGCGGCAGCAGAGTTTCACCGAGCTTTACCTTGCTCTGGGTCAGCTCAAGCGGGAGAGGGCGCTGTGTCAGACTTGTCTCTCCCTGCCCTGGGGCAAGGGCAAGGGGGCTTTTGATGCAATAACCGATAAGGTGGAGCACAAGCTGACCCGCAAGGCACAGAAGGACCTGCACAAGGCCAGAGAGAGCGGTGCCACCGAAGATTGGCACCGGCTGAGGCTGAGAATCAAGGCGCAGCGTTACCTCAAAGAGGTGTGTTTGCCTCACAAGCCCTGGACGCGGGAGAAGGCGCTGCAGGATGCACTGGGGGAGTTTAATGACAGCTGCAGCCAGATAGGGTTTCTCGAGTCCAGATTGGATGAAGTGGGTGCCGACACGAGGCCGCTGATGGAGAGCCTGCTTCGGGAAACCCGCGAACGACAAGCCAGGCAAGTGGCCGAGCTCAACCAACAGAACTGGCACTCTGAACAAAATTAG
- the nadA gene encoding quinolinate synthase NadA — MMEVPQLDDMHYPFPPKPAKLSDEEKKQYRERIKTLLKQKDAVLVAHYYTDPEIQALAEETGGCVADSLEMARFGNEHPAKTLVVAGVRFMGETAKILTPEKRVLMPTLEATCSLDIGCPADKFGEFCDQHPDHTVVVYANTSAAVKARADWVVTSSIALEIVEHLDSEDKKIIWGPDRHLGGYIAKQTGAEMIMWQGHCVVHDEFKYRALVDLKKQHPEAAVLVHPESPDFIVEIADAVGSTSQLIKASQELPNKTFIVATDRGIFYKMQQLSPEKTFLEAPTGGDGATCRSCAHCPWMAMNGLQAIERCLNTDDLTDHEVFVDESLAEKAMIPLNRMLDFAAELRMQVKGNA; from the coding sequence ATGATGGAAGTCCCTCAACTGGACGATATGCACTATCCGTTCCCGCCCAAGCCAGCCAAGCTGAGCGACGAGGAGAAGAAGCAGTATCGTGAGCGCATCAAGACCCTGCTAAAGCAGAAAGACGCCGTTCTGGTGGCCCACTACTACACCGATCCCGAAATCCAGGCACTGGCCGAGGAGACCGGTGGCTGTGTGGCCGACTCCCTGGAGATGGCCCGCTTCGGCAACGAGCACCCGGCTAAGACCCTGGTGGTGGCGGGCGTGCGCTTCATGGGGGAGACCGCCAAGATTCTCACTCCGGAGAAACGGGTGCTGATGCCGACCCTTGAGGCCACCTGTTCCCTGGACATCGGCTGCCCTGCGGATAAGTTTGGCGAGTTCTGTGACCAGCACCCTGACCATACCGTGGTGGTGTACGCCAACACCTCGGCGGCGGTGAAGGCCCGTGCCGACTGGGTAGTGACCTCCTCCATCGCCCTGGAGATCGTCGAGCACCTGGACAGCGAAGACAAGAAGATCATCTGGGGGCCTGACCGTCACCTGGGTGGCTACATTGCCAAGCAGACCGGTGCCGAGATGATCATGTGGCAGGGCCACTGTGTGGTGCACGATGAGTTCAAGTACCGCGCTTTGGTGGATCTGAAGAAGCAACACCCGGAAGCCGCCGTGCTGGTGCACCCTGAGTCGCCGGATTTCATCGTCGAGATTGCCGACGCGGTGGGTTCCACCAGCCAGCTGATCAAGGCCAGCCAGGAGCTGCCCAATAAGACCTTCATCGTGGCCACCGATCGCGGCATCTTCTACAAGATGCAGCAGCTTTCTCCTGAGAAGACCTTCCTCGAGGCCCCCACCGGCGGTGACGGCGCGACCTGTCGCAGCTGTGCCCACTGCCCCTGGATGGCGATGAACGGCCTGCAGGCCATTGAGCGTTGCCTGAACACCGACGACCTGACGGATCATGAGGTGTTCGTTGACGAGTCTCTGGCTGAAAAGGCGATGATTCCGTTGAACCGGATGCTGGATTTTGCCGCCGAGCTGCGTATGCAGGTGAAGGGCAACGCCTGA